The genomic interval GTTCTTTGATCGTAATTTTATGTGTACCTGTCTGTTCGTCCAACAATTGCACTGCGTCAGGATAGGCAATGGCAAGGACTTTTCCATCCGGTGAATACGTAACAGAAGAGACCCGTCCCCAGTTTTCGTTGAGCGTAGATTTGTGTTCTCCTGTTTGTGGATCCCACAATTGCACCGTCTGGTCATTACTGCTGCTTGCGAGCGTGCTTCCATCCGGAGAAAATGCGACACAAGTGATCCGTTTCGTATGTCCTGTGAGTGTCGTTATATGTTCTCCTGTTTGGACATTCCACAATCTGACTTCCGGCACTATTTTTTCTATTTCTTCAATACTCCCATTGCCGGTGGCGAGCGTACTTCCATCCGGAGAAAACGCTATTGCTGTGATAGTCCATGTATGTCCCATGAATGTGCCTACCTGCTTGCCCGTGTCTACATCCCATAAGCGTACAGTTTTGTCTGAACCGCCACTCGCGATAATAGTGCCATCTGGCGAAAAAGCAAGAACATTGACCACTTCTGTATCCCCTGTGAACAGATCAAGTTCTTTTTCTTCACCGAGACGTACATCATAGATCCAAATCCCGATAGCACTTCCAACCGCGAGTCGTGTACCATCCGGCGAGAAAGCGATATTTCCTGTCATTTCGCCTTTACCGAGACGTGCTTTCGCGCCTTCGGGCAGCCGCCATCGCGTGTAGTCTCCGGGATCAGATAAAACCTGATTTGATGCCTGCCCTGTGTTATTACCTCTCCCGGGAGTATCGGAATTTTCTCCTACTAAATTTCGGACATCCGGTTTTGCATTGTTGAGTGCCTCGCGAATCATCGGTTCCTCCTTTTTTAGACGTCGTCGGGCGCGACTGAGTCGACTTTTGATAGCACTTGCAGATACGCCTAAAAACCGGCTAATTTCTTCACACGTCATTTCACCAAAGTAGTAGAGTGTTATCACCGTTCGGTCACTCTCTTTTAATTTGGAGAGTAACTTTTTAACGACCTCGCGTTGTGTCTCTATTGATACTTTTGCTTGTTCCGCTGCGATATATTTGGAATACGCGGCACCTTCTATTATGTCAATATCAGCATCTTCAAGGGATTCAGTTTCCAAGCGTCTCTTACGGAGCCATGCGCGGCATCGGCGCGTAGCAATTACATAAAGCCACCCAGAAAACTGATTCGGATTTTTCAGAGTTGACAGGTTTTGATAGACTTTGAGAAAGGTATCCTGCGTAATCTCTTCAGCGATGTGGAAATCGCCGATCTTTCGCCAAGCGAGTGAATGCACCTGCTTTCGGTATTTATTCACCAAATTCTCAAAAGCAGCATCATCACCCGCGAGGATTCTGTGTATCAGTTCAACATCGTTATTTTTCATCGGATACCTCAAAAAAAGATAGATTGCTCACTATCGTCTCAATATATAGTGACGCGGGGTAGAGCAAAAAGGTGGCATAATTCAGAAAAAATTATTTTTTATTCTATCTCTTTGCGCAGTAAAGAGAGAAAAGTACTAATGAACAGCACCAATAGGAACAGAATCAAAAGCAGTAGGTCAACGATTGCGGCATTAAAATCCGCGCTAAAGCGGTGTCGATCTTCAAATTTGGGGATGGCCTCGAAGTTCACAGGTTTCTGTGATGTACCTTCGGGGATGCCAATAGCGTGCGGACTCTCCGGATCTGTTCGATCTGTATCAATGAGGAACTGCCGAAACTGTTTCGCGTATTGGCGTGTTTGAGAGATGAAGTCTAAATGGCGGGGCAAGCCGGTGCCTGCAAATGCTTCAAAAGCATACTGCACAACCGCTGCGGGTGAGACACGGGTCAGGGACCGAGCCGTTTGGATCTGACGGAGTTCGGTGGAGAGGTAATCTGCATGCAAGCGATCGCGTAATTCTGCGTCTTTATTGACGTATTCCGCCCCTAACGCTGTCGCGACCGTCGCAGGGATTTCTCGTCTCGGAGGTTCTTTAATCCGAGCAAAATAGCGTGTCTGTAAATCTTGACGCGAGTTCCGATACTGCGTCACGAATTCTTTCGGGGATGGCCGGGCGTGCAGGCGACTGCTAAGGGAGCCAAGCGCGTTTGGTGTCAGCACCACCCAAACCGTCCAGATCAATAGGAGGATGACCAGACTCGTTGAAGACTGTTTAGTAAGCGTCGAAACGAGGATGCCTAATAAAATGAAAATTGAGGTATAGACGAGCGCGACACAGACGATGACCCCCATCCGCATCCAATCGCTACCCTTGAATTGAATGGCTTCAGAAAGATATATGATGGAAAGACTAACAATTGTTCCAATCAAAAAAGGGATGGCGATGCTAAAAAATGCGCCGAGAAACTTACCACAAATCACGGCGTTCCGTGAAACGCTGTTTGCCAACATCAACCGCAGTGTTCCATGTTCTTGCTCACCAGAGATCGCATCAAACGTAAATAGAATGCCCATGAAACTCAACACAATAGCCGTTACGAATGCCCAATCAATTTTGATAAAATCTGGCAGGATGCTCCACGTATTTGACCTGCGCGGTGAAAAAAATCCGAGATCGGGACTGGCTTGCGGATAGACTAATCGCCAGATTTCTGTGAACCGGTATGAGGTGTCTTCCCCTTCCCAACGGCGAGTTCGACTAGCGGTGCCGCCGCGAACATGCCTAAACAAAAGGTCTGTTCCCCCATCTGCACAAAATGCTAAAGGGCTCGGTTTTTTATAGAGGTCGCCAGGCCCCTTTAACACCAAGTGATAGAGTGTGTCAGAATGCCGTTTCAGCCGGTTGTGCGTCGCCGCAACGTTGTTCTGATATATGTTCATTTGCTGCTTGTATTCTCCGAGATACGCAACAGCATTGACGATCATCAGTATCAAAATCAATAACGTTGTCAGTGCAAAACGGAGGCTACTCAAGTGATCGTAGAGTTCACGTTTGACAATATGAAAAATCATCTTATGTCCTCGGTGGAAGACGGTGTTTGAAGTGTTGGGTTTCACTCACACCTTTTCGAGGTTTGGTCCCTCTTTTCAGCTCCGTTCAACCCAACCTACAGCTAGATTTCCTGCCTGACGAAAATGGCGAAGGTGGCAAGGAACAGCAGAATATTGAGTAATAGCAGCAACTGAAGATCGGGGAGTGCGCGTGAAGCGTTTGTCCAGAGACTGGCACGCTGATATACAAATCTCGGTAGATCATCTAAGTTGATGGTCCCTTTATCGCTGGCGAACCACTGTCGGCTTGAGAAGGCATCTTTATCATAAAAGTAGTCAATCAGCGTGCGTCGATACTGCCTCGCGTCTTCAAAGAAATCGGTAACCCCATAAAGATCGGTTCCTGCCCACGCTTGTGTTGCGAGGTCATACATCGCGGCAGGGGAGAGCCGAAGCAGGTTTCGCGCTATTTTTGCTCGCCAAAACCGGGTCTGCTTGAATACCGGCATGCGCACCAAACCCATTTTCTCTGCGGCACGAATGCGTAGCGGTGTCAAGAATTGATGGTAGCGGATGGCGTGAGGAATAAATTTCTCGGATTCCGGGGTAATGACCCGCCAATCATAAGATTTAAACTCTATATGATTTGCTATCTCTAAGGCACTTACACCAATGTGTACCAAATACCTGTCCCTTAAGAAGCGGTCAATTTCTCCGTTGACTCCATTGTTCTTAAGATATTCTCTCTCTTCTTTGTTAACTGTCTCTTGTATTTGCCAAATTGCGCCGAAACTGGAATTTATCTTACTATCTCGTTCACGGGTTAACTGGCTGACCGCGAACACGCTAACGGAGGGATAGACCAATATCAGTACTACCCAGATGAATAGAGAGAGCATGAGTGCTGTGGCAGTGCGGTGCACCCCGGCGGAAATCAGCAGCCCGATCAAGTAGATAGCAGAGAGATAGATAATCGAAGTTAGCAAGATGCCTGCGATTCTCAGAAAATCGTCTCCACTGAAAAAGATTGATCCTGATAAAACGATCCATATTAAGGCAATAGCGAAACTGATAATGAGCGGAAAAACCAGACAAATCATCGCGCCAAAGTATTTCGCTCCCAAGATAGCACTTCGGCTTACCGGGTGGCTCATTGTGAGCCGCAATGTGCCGGCTTCGCGTTCTCCAGCAATCGCATCGTAGGCGAACAGTAACGCGAGTAGAGAAAGAACAAATTGAAAAATAAAGACTAAGTCAATTCGATAAAAATAATCAATGAAAAGGTTACCAGAGCCGTGGGACTCGGCATCCCAGAGGAGGGGCATGTTCGTGTAATAAATCCGCAGTGTATTGCCAAGCCGGTCGTCCATACCGGCATTAAAAATGCTTAACGGACTCGGCGGACGATCAATTTTTGGTCTCAAATCAGAATAGGTTCGCGTGGACAGAAGTGCTTCACTGTGGACATTTCTGGCGGTATTGTAACCCGCCAACCGTTGCTCGTAGTCGTCAATTCTGATGAGCGTGGTTATGACAACGAGCAGCAGGCAGACGATCACCGTAATTGCAAAACGAAATGTTATCAGATGCGCGAGAATCTCACGCCTCAGTAGCACTAAAAACATCGAACGATTCCTCAGTGTCAATCCAATTTTCTCATAGGATTAATGTAAAATCTTCGTTTTTCATCAAAAAACCCAGAAAGCGTATTTTTCTTCGCTTGTATATAAAGACGCGAGTTATGTGACAAAAGGTGCATGATTTAAAGACGAAGTTAAGAAGGATAACTTGATCGCTGTCGTCTCAATATATAGTGACGCGGGTTCGGGCAAAAAGGTGGCATAATTCAGAAAAACATTTTTTAACGCCATCCTGTCAAATCCCATACTTTAACTTGCCAGCAAGGCGTTTTCATAAATCCTGATATGTTAAGATTGTTGATGAATTTCACGAGAGGATGTTCTAAAATAAAGAGGAAAGTAGCGAGACAACTAACGTATTTTCCACAGAAGAATCGTGCCATCGTCGCTGCTACTGGCGAGCATGTTTCTATCGGGAGAGAATGCTACAGAAGTAACACCTTCTGTATGTCCTGAGAATGTGGCAAGGTGTGTTCCTGTTTTCGCGTCCCACAATCGCACTGTTTTGTCCTCACTGCCAGTCGCTATTTTGGTGCCATCATGAGAATATGCTATGGAACGGATAACACTTGTATGCCCTGAGAATGTAGCGATGTGCTTTCCGGTGCTCACGTCCCATAACCACACTGCGTGGTTGTTGGCACTGGAAATGCCAGTAGCGAGCGTTTCTGCATCCGGCGAATAGGCTATCGACAGGACCACACCTTGAAATTTAGGGAAAGTCGCAATGTGTTTGCCTGTCTGTGGGTCCCACAACCGAACTGTTGCGTCGGCACTCGCAGTTGCGAGGGTCGTCCCATCCGGGGCATACGCTATAGACAGGACTGAACTCGTATGCCCAGTGAGTGTGGCGATGCGTTTTCCAGATTGTGCGTCCCACAGGCGCGCTGTCTTGTCCCGGCTGGCGGTTGCAAGCGTGCGCGCAATCGGAGAAAATGCAACAGAATAGATAAAGCTCGTATGTCCTGTGAGTGTGGTAACGTGTTCCCAAGTTTGTGCGTTCGATAACCGCAACTTTCCATCTCTACCACCCGTAGCAATTATTTTGCCATTCGGAGAATATGCCACAGCAAAGACATCACGCACATGCTCCGAAAGCGTGGTTTTGTGCGCGCCTGTGCGTGCGTCCCAGAGTTGTGATGTCCCTCTGCCTGCAGTGAAACCACCGCTGGCAATAGTTCCACCGTCCGGTGAATACGCTATGGCGGATATTGACCGCGTATGCCCTGAGAACGTCGCAATGTGTTTTCCTGTTTTTGCGTTCCATAACCGGACTGTGTCGTCTGCACTTGCGGTAGCGATCATTTTGCCATCAGGGGAATATACGATGGAATGGACAACAGCCGTGTGTCCTCTCAGTGCAGCTTTGTGCCGTCCAGAGTATGCGCTCCACAACCGCGCCGTACCGTCCCAATTTCCAGTAGCGAGCGTTTTGCCATCAGGGGAATACACGACAGCACGGAACCCATCTGTGGGCCGTCTCAGTGTTTTTTTACGTTGCCCAGTCATCGCGTCCCACAACCGTACTGTTTTGTCATTACTGCCAGTCGCAAGCGTTTTGCCATCAGGGGAATACGCTACAGCATCAATACGGCTCGTGTGCTCTGTTAGTGTGGTTTTGAGTTTTCCAGTTTGGGTATCCCACAAACAGGCAGTATTGTCCCGACTGCCAGTCGCAAGCGTTTTGCCATCGGGCGAAAATGTTACAGACATGACATGACCCGAATGCCCTGAAAGTGTGGTTTTGTGCTGTCCTGTGTGTGCGTCCCATAAGCGTGCTGTGTTGTCCCAACTGCCAGTCGCAAGCGTTTTGCCATCAGGGGAATACGCGAGAGAATAGATAGCATTCGTATGTCCTTGAAGCGTCGTTTGGCGTTCCCCCGTGACGGCATTCCACAGGTTCACTGTTCCATCGTTGCTGCTACTCGCCGCGATTGTGCTGGCATCTGGAGAATATGCTATAGATAGGATTCGCTGCGTGTGACCAGCAATCAAATCAAGTTCTTTTTCTTTGTCGGGACGTACATCGTAGATCCAAATCCCGATAGCACTACCAACCGCAAGCCGTGTACCGTCTGGTGAGAACGCGATATTTACGCCTTTGCTACCTTTACTAAGACGCATTGTCGCTCCATCGGGTAAACTCCATTTTGTATAATCTTGAGCGGTTGCGCTTGGCAGCAAGAGGAGAAAAGTTAAAAGTAGGGTGATGAGGTATAGGCGTGTCGTTTTCATCAAAAGTTGCTATGAAATTTTGTGTATAGGGGTCAGTTATCAGTTTTTGGTTGTCAGTTATCAGTAGTTAGTATGCAGCTGAGACAAAGGTTGCCTCTATTAAGCTGAAATAGAAATGATAAATGTTTTTCCGAAATAATGATATTTTTAGATAGCCATAACTCCTGACCGTGTCTCGGTTCAACGCGAATATCATAACGGAGTCATGATAGGATCATAGTGCCTTGTTCGTTTGATATTTTGTGTTGAAGTTTCCGATGCGATCTGCGGTAAAAAAGTTACCAATCTGGTTAGAAAGTTACCAAATGGTAACTTTTTCTACTTTTTTGTAATTTTGAGAATTAGGTCGTAAACATAGTTTCTGTAAGGGTTTAGAGGCGTTTTTTGTGGTTGTCCCGTTCTCAGAAAAAAGTTACCATGGTAAAGTAAGGTTTTTGATAAGTGTTGATCTATTTTCAGATTTTTGTGTAAGGATTTTGCCATATCATTCTTTAGGCAAAATTATCGAAAGCAGTCGGTATTCCGTTGTTAACTGTCTTTTTCATGTAATTTGGAATTTACGCCATCGATTAAAAATGGGTTATACTTTGTAGTTATGACAAGCATCACTCTTTCGCAAGATGGTGAAACGCGTCTGATAGGGTTCTGATTTCATGAAAATTACCTTAAAAATGTTACACCAGTGTAACATTTGGTGTATAGTGGTTATCGTGTAGAACCCAGTTGTTGTAAGGGTTTATAGGCGTTTTTGTGCTGAGTCTCCATTGTGAAAAAAAAAAAGCAGAAGTGTAACTTTTTGGATATTGACTTTCAATTGTTCTCACGGGTTGCTTGATTGTTAGTTTTTTAGATTGCTAACATAACATGCTATAAGCATAACATATATAAAGGGAAAAGTCAAATAAACATGCCGCCCTTACAGGGCTTATATCTTTTTTCGCCAAATGCGGCTATAGACATACCGTCCCCTACGGGACTGAAGAGGTATTTGAAGTCTTCAAGGTTTCCGCGTAGAATCCGGTTCGGTTGAAAAAAAATCAAGAAATTCCTATAGGGTTTCCGCCCCTACAGGGCTAAAAAAACGGTGTCCCCACGTCCTTTTAGGTTTTACTATAGAGGATTTTATCGTCTATTCCCCATCATGTGCGGCATTATAAATCAACTATTTTTTCCCCGTCAAAACGGGTTGCATGTAGATTTTTAAATCGTCCGAGCGTTTGAGCCATTTCTGGAGGTGGGTGGTGTACTTCTCTGGATTCTCTTTTGCCAGCGATTGGAAAACGGCACGTTTTTGTCTATCAAATTGGAGGAATACCTCCCACGCGTGGTATGGGTCCTGAGAACGTTTTGCTTCAAAATCGCCATTGAACGCTCTAACGGCATCCGCGGTGCCCATTCCCCATTGCCCGTCCGCTTCAACATCTACGAGTTTCTGGACCTCTTTTACCGCTTCTCTGCCGACCAGTGTAACGAAATCGGCATAGATCAGTTGGAGTGCGGGGTGAATGTCCCAGACGTGCCACCTTCTTTGGAGCGTGTCATAGTAGTAGCGTTTGATGATGGTAATATCGACTTTTGGATCCTTGAGCGGATTGAGTTTGGGGTCACCCGGAAGTTCTCGAACATATCTCGGCAGGTGGCGGATATCGCCCTGTTTGCTGCGCCATATCTCCCACTTTTTCTGGGTGATACCGGCATAATTGTTGGCATCGTTGACACTCTCATCGTGTGCGATAATGAACACGAGGGCGTGATCGTGGTCAATTGGCACACCGTTGTAACTGGTCAATATAGCGTAAACCGCAAAAACGGAGCAGACAGCGATAATCGGTTTAAGCATTTTCGTTCTCCTAATCGTTCTTATAGGATTCAAGAGAGGTTTGAAGTATCCAAGGTTTTTGTGTAAAATCCGATGCGGTTGGGAATGCAGATCGCATTTGGGCGTGTACGCCGCAAAACCGCACCTACCGGACCTGGGGAGTTACCGATGGAAACGGC from Candidatus Poribacteria bacterium carries:
- a CDS encoding WD40 repeat domain-containing protein: MKTTRLYLITLLLTFLLLLPSATAQDYTKWSLPDGATMRLSKGSKGVNIAFSPDGTRLAVGSAIGIWIYDVRPDKEKELDLIAGHTQRILSIAYSPDASTIAASSSNDGTVNLWNAVTGERQTTLQGHTNAIYSLAYSPDGKTLATGSWDNTARLWDAHTGQHKTTLSGHSGHVMSVTFSPDGKTLATGSRDNTACLWDTQTGKLKTTLTEHTSRIDAVAYSPDGKTLATGSNDKTVRLWDAMTGQRKKTLRRPTDGFRAVVYSPDGKTLATGNWDGTARLWSAYSGRHKAALRGHTAVVHSIVYSPDGKMIATASADDTVRLWNAKTGKHIATFSGHTRSISAIAYSPDGGTIASGGFTAGRGTSQLWDARTGAHKTTLSEHVRDVFAVAYSPNGKIIATGGRDGKLRLSNAQTWEHVTTLTGHTSFIYSVAFSPIARTLATASRDKTARLWDAQSGKRIATLTGHTSSVLSIAYAPDGTTLATASADATVRLWDPQTGKHIATFPKFQGVVLSIAYSPDAETLATGISSANNHAVWLWDVSTGKHIATFSGHTSVIRSIAYSHDGTKIATGSEDKTVRLWDAKTGTHLATFSGHTEGVTSVAFSPDRNMLASSSDDGTILLWKIR
- a CDS encoding sigma-70 family RNA polymerase sigma factor, which translates into the protein MKNNDVELIHRILAGDDAAFENLVNKYRKQVHSLAWRKIGDFHIAEEITQDTFLKVYQNLSTLKNPNQFSGWLYVIATRRCRAWLRKRRLETESLEDADIDIIEGAAYSKYIAAEQAKVSIETQREVVKKLLSKLKESDRTVITLYYFGEMTCEEISRFLGVSASAIKSRLSRARRRLKKEEPMIREALNNAKPDVRNLVGENSDTPGRGNNTGQASNQVLSDPGDYTRWRLPEGAKARLGKGEMTGNIAFSPDGTRLAVGSAIGIWIYDVRLGEEKELDLFTGDTEVVNVLAFSPDGTIIASGGSDKTVRLWDVDTGKQVGTFMGHTWTITAIAFSPDGSTLATGNGSIEEIEKIVPEVRLWNVQTGEHITTLTGHTKRITCVAFSPDGSTLASSSNDQTVQLWDPQTGEHKSTLNENWGRVSSVTYSPDGKVLAIAYPDAVQLLDEQTGTHKITIKEHNGDVFTVAFSPDGATLATGAYDTVRLWDIQTGDPITTFEGHSRGVPSIAFSPDGSTLASAGSDNTVRLWDIQTGKHRTTFKGYAGSLTSLAYSPNGKTILSGNRNGVGSLWDVQTKQKIATLKGHTNYITAVVYASDENTIATAGRDGTVRLWDAGNDVSQEHTRKPETSIVKHPDAFRSMAYAPDGNTIATGGRDGTVCFWDAQTGQQIATLRGHTAALNCVAFSPDGATLASASNDKTIRLWDVQTRQIITTLEGHTQGPNSIAFSSDGTTLASASDDKSVRLWDVREGEQKTIIKTPPQLRYISVVFSPNGDKVLTGSRDKPVQFWDTNTGEHIATLTGHTGGVNNVVFSPDGNTIASGSHDGTILLWELR
- a CDS encoding ABC transporter permease subunit, with product MFLVLLRREILAHLITFRFAITVIVCLLLVVITTLIRIDDYEQRLAGYNTARNVHSEALLSTRTYSDLRPKIDRPPSPLSIFNAGMDDRLGNTLRIYYTNMPLLWDAESHGSGNLFIDYFYRIDLVFIFQFVLSLLALLFAYDAIAGEREAGTLRLTMSHPVSRSAILGAKYFGAMICLVFPLIISFAIALIWIVLSGSIFFSGDDFLRIAGILLTSIIYLSAIYLIGLLISAGVHRTATALMLSLFIWVVLILVYPSVSVFAVSQLTRERDSKINSSFGAIWQIQETVNKEEREYLKNNGVNGEIDRFLRDRYLVHIGVSALEIANHIEFKSYDWRVITPESEKFIPHAIRYHQFLTPLRIRAAEKMGLVRMPVFKQTRFWRAKIARNLLRLSPAAMYDLATQAWAGTDLYGVTDFFEDARQYRRTLIDYFYDKDAFSSRQWFASDKGTINLDDLPRFVYQRASLWTNASRALPDLQLLLLLNILLFLATFAIFVRQEI
- a CDS encoding ABC transporter permease subunit codes for the protein MIFHIVKRELYDHLSSLRFALTTLLILILMIVNAVAYLGEYKQQMNIYQNNVAATHNRLKRHSDTLYHLVLKGPGDLYKKPSPLAFCADGGTDLLFRHVRGGTASRTRRWEGEDTSYRFTEIWRLVYPQASPDLGFFSPRRSNTWSILPDFIKIDWAFVTAIVLSFMGILFTFDAISGEQEHGTLRLMLANSVSRNAVICGKFLGAFFSIAIPFLIGTIVSLSIIYLSEAIQFKGSDWMRMGVIVCVALVYTSIFILLGILVSTLTKQSSTSLVILLLIWTVWVVLTPNALGSLSSRLHARPSPKEFVTQYRNSRQDLQTRYFARIKEPPRREIPATVATALGAEYVNKDAELRDRLHADYLSTELRQIQTARSLTRVSPAAVVQYAFEAFAGTGLPRHLDFISQTRQYAKQFRQFLIDTDRTDPESPHAIGIPEGTSQKPVNFEAIPKFEDRHRFSADFNAAIVDLLLLILFLLVLFISTFLSLLRKEIE